The Leishmania major strain Friedlin complete genome, chromosome 28 genome includes a region encoding these proteins:
- a CDS encoding putative protein kinase, which yields MMEIAADFARRGLRFVGFLGCGAFGDAYVVRDASDTCFVVKRSKSLVKQSGFLEEYLGMMNLCSLNVVTSHDAWIDHESRVCILMDYCDAGDLGDYLKKGYPLPEEEVLSIVAQLLLGLDHIHKRNRVHRDIKPENIFLSSARTGGGRWPVAKLGDFGSVKRLSRCGARVVSRVGTPLYLAPEIISGYAYTSKADIWSMGLVVYRLMVNNSPFRVTSVDTHTRCVLRLSPPHPSTLSGYSRALGDCVMAMLSRNWKRRPNAEALLRCDLFQPTLLRHLWIPAPLHVSPCLFVQLRSSLLVVYAAPSERARTLRTLKFGDQVYLSSRRDHSHQGVWLEVLHPFAGFIRNTGKGEPLLDSYASDECTASIGSRARVLNRAGKHVCRDIS from the coding sequence ATGATGGAAATCGCAGCCGACTTTGCCCGTCGTGGGCTGCGCTTTGTCGGCTTCCTTGGGTGCGGCGCTTTCGGAGACGCGTATGTTGTTCGGGATGCAAGCGACACCTGCTTTGTTGTGAAGCGTTCAAAATCGCTGGTGAAGCAATCCGGCTTTCTCGAAGAGTATCTCGGTATGATGAATCTGTGCAGTCTCAATGTGGTAACGTCCCACGACGCATGGATCGACCACGAGAGCCGGGTCTGTATTCTCATGGACTACTGCGACGCCGGGGATCTTGGTGACTACCTGAAAAAGGGCTACCCCTtgccggaggaggaggtgcttaGTATTGTTGCTCAACTTCTTCTCGGGCTTGATCACATACACAAGCGAAACAGAGTGCACCGTGACATAAAACCGGAAAACATATTCCTGTCATCGGCGAGGACAGGTGGCGGTAGGTGGCCTGTGGCAAAGCTCGGCGATTTCGGCTCGGTGAAGCGCCTTTcgcgctgtggtgcgcgCGTCGTTTCGCGTGTCGGCACCCCGCTTTACCTGGCGCCAGAGATTATTTCGGGCTACGCGTACACGTCGAAAGCGGATATTTGGAGCATGGGGCTTGTTGTGTATCGCTTGATGGTGAACAATTCGCCGTTTAGAGTCACCAGTGTGGACACTCACACAAGGTGTGTCCTGAGACTTTCCCCTCCTCACCCTAGCACGCTGAGTGGGTACAGCCGAGCGCTTGGGGACTGCGTGATGGCGATGCTGAGCAGAAACTGGAAGCGCCGGCCTAACGCCGAAGCACTACTGCGTTGTGATTTGTTTCAACCGACGTTGCTGCGGCATCTCTGGATACCCGCGCCGCTACACGTATCTCCGTGCCTGTTTGTGCAACTGCGGTCGTCACTTCTGGTGGTCTATGCGGCACCGAGTGAGCGTGCCCGAACTCTACGCACCCTCAAATTCGGCGATCAAGTATACCTTTCTTCTCGAAGGGATCACTCGCACCAAGGCGTGTGGTTGGAGGTGTTGCACCCGTTTGCCGGTTTTATCCGCAATACGGGTAAAGGCGAACCTCTTCTCGACTCGTATGCTTCCGACGAGTGCACTGCCAGCATCGGTAGCCGAGCCAGGGTACTGAATCGTGCAGGGAAGCATGTGTGCCGTGACATTTCTTGA
- a CDS encoding putative glucose 6-phosphate N-acetyltransferase yields MSSSIIIRDLETCDLGEVLELLSHLTSAPALSQEELEQLHARRVLAGVRTRVAVSSTTQKILGTASLIVEPKFTRGGKCVGHVEDVVTHPDCRGQGIGRELLSSLVEVARASDCYKVVLNCTDDMVAYYSKAGFRKCENQMRMSILPQ; encoded by the coding sequence ATGAGTAGCTCTATCATCATCCGGGATCTAGAGACGTGTGATTTGGGAGAGGTGCTAGAGTTGCTTAGCCACCTCACGTCCGCCCCTGCGCTTTCGCAAGAAGAGCTGGAGCAATTGCACGCTCGCCGCGTGCTTGCAggggtgcgcacacgcgttgcaGTCTCCTCCACGACGCAGAAGATTTTAGGAACTGCCTCTCTCATTGTGGAGCCGAAGTTCACGCGTGGTGGAAAGTGCGTGGGCCACGTGGAGGATGTGGTGACCCACCCTGACTGTCGTGGTCAAGGTATTGGTCGCGAGTTGCTTAGCAGCCTTGTGGAGgtggcgagggcgagcgaTTGCTACAAGGTGGTCCTGAATTGCACCGACGACATGGTCGCCTATTACTCCAAAGCCGGCTTTAGAAAATGTGAGAATCAGATGCGTATGAGCATTTTACCCCAATGA